The following DNA comes from Acidobacteriota bacterium.
AGACCGCCCTCAAAGTTGTGATGCAAGCCGGCCACGAGATTCTCGACCTCGGCACTTTCACCGCCGACCCGGTGGACTACCCCGACTACGCCCGCGCCGTCGGCGAAGCC
Coding sequences within:
- a CDS encoding RpiB/LacA/LacB family sugar-phosphate isomerase; translation: MKIAIACDHGGFVLKETALKVVMQAGHEILDLGTFTADPVDYPDYARAVGEA